From a single Brassica oleracea var. oleracea cultivar TO1000 chromosome C5, BOL, whole genome shotgun sequence genomic region:
- the LOC106295369 gene encoding uncharacterized protein LOC106295369, protein MIYERDFMKHTMLEHDAVFKNQVHELHRLYRVQRNLVDEVKGNNSNDDASKRHFPGYGEGSSSQACNGPLQNRRKMIDLELPADEFDETGDTDEITTRIPHKRPRSGREDGSHRSNSSGSCLDVKNSNGLADLNEPLNWQDSEPVAALSRDVYPHYGRSNADVSGRLLEKNTSQNGRMVLGSGHDRSTQRDLHLPSHSVQVRSNSAVQPQSYLTTDHSNVVFSRERAYHELEVRSNNPQASHNSYVESYATSNAPRLHNDYRPDYVRPLSHWSSSWENPRSTSHQRFYPVQTNPYMNFVARARTDTSFDTRTPVTNGVYHGFSSGSKEAAVSFPSGGFRPNASLGEVMRHQSSESFQGLKTQESSANLPWLKPKPSYKSERSNGFFDLNASTDQFMDGTDTGDCRNGVSPQTGFRSSASCSYNANMGRIEMINPQNSGKLIGCPIFEKPSVCKEERAPLISRSADQHKEVKHMVKRDFDINLPCDASDSVDQRGSKAFCAVKEEGNKAANNRHYFDLNSCASEGDEDSGFHSSLRVKTKGNIWIDLEAPPALESEEEGGGSQDMKDQDDNPLDELIKEAAQAIVAISLSDHQRHLDDAASSTTDAALKSPLSWLADMITSCGDELERKADKSPEATDFEGYREEYSSGEIDYFEAMTLNLHPTKEEDYMPEPLVPKNLILEGTGLNRLRRGQARRGRPKRDFQRDTLPGLSSLSRQEVTEDIQLFGGLMKSREHTWSSGVASRRNAKRKRTVTNVSQAQVCPSMTQPESVSVVGLEDSELRGWGKATRRPRRQRCPPAGNPATVIFT, encoded by the exons ATGATATACGAGAGAGATTTCATGAAACATACAATGCTTGAACACGACGCCGTTTTCAAGAATCAG GTTCATGAACTTCACCGTTTGTATAGAGTACAGAGGAACTTGGTGGATGAAGTTAAGGGAAATAATTCGAATGACGATGCAAGCAAAAGGCACTTTCCTGGGTATGGAGAAGGAAGCAGCTCTCAGGCTTGCAACGGTCCTTTGCAAAACAGGAGAAAAATGATTGATCTTGAGCTCCCAGCCGATGAGTTTGATGAGACTGGTGATACCGATGAGATCACAACTCGCATTCCGCACAAACGGCCAAGATCAGGAAGAGAGGATGGTTCTCATCGGAGCAACTCTTCAGGGTCTTGCTTGGATGTGAAGAACTCAAATGGCTTAGCTGACTTGAATGAGCCACTCAATTGGCAAGATTCGGAGCCTGTTGCTGCTCTCTCCAGGGACGTGTATCCTCACTATGGAAGAAGCAATGCAGATGTTTCAGGGCGGTTGTTGGAGAAGAACACAAGCCAAAATGGACGGATGGTCCTTGGCTCAG GGCACGACAGGAGCACTCAGAGAGACCTGCATCTGCCTTCCCATTCTGTACAAGTACGTTCCAACAGCGCAGTTCAACCTCAGAGCTATCTCACAACTGATCACAGCAATGTAGTATTCTCCCGGGAAAGAGCATATCATGAGCTCGAAGTTCGCTCAAACAATCCTCAAGCGTCTCATAATAGCTACGTGGAATCATATGCGACATCTAATGCTCCTAGGTTACACAATGACTACCGCCCTGACTATGTCAGACCATTGAGCCATTGGTCTTCATCATGGGAGAACCCTAGGAGCACCTCACATCAGAGATTTTACCCAGTTCAAACGAATCCCTACATGAACTTTGTTGCGCGCGCAAGGACAGATACAAGTTTTGATACGAGAACCCCTGTCACTAACGGGGTTTATCATGGATTCTCTTCAGGGTCGAAGGAGGCTGCCGTTAGTTTCCCATCAGGAGGCTTTAGACCAAATGCTTCTTTAGGTGAGGTGATGAGGCACCAGAGTTCCGAAAGCTTTCAGGGGCTAAAAACGCAGGAGTCCTCAGCTAATTTGCCCTGGCTAAAACCTAAGCCATCTTACAAAAGTGAAAGATCCAATGGCTTCTTTGATTTGAATGCTTCGACCGATCAATTCATGGATGGAACTGACACAGGGGACTGTAGGAATGGAGTTTCTCCTCAGACGGGATTTAGGTCATCTGCCTCATGCTCTTATAATGCCAACATGGGAAGAATTGAAATGATCAACCCACAGAATAGTGGAAAACTTATTGGGTGCCCAATATTTGAGAAGCCTTCTGTTTGCAAGGAGGAGCGTGCTCCACTTATCTCTCGCTCCGCTGATCAACATAAGGAAGTGAAACACATGGTGAAGCGGGACTTCGACATCAACTTGCCATGTGATGCCTCAGATTCTGTTGACCAGCGTGGTTCTAAAGCCTTTTGTGCTGTAAAGGAAGAAGGAAACAAAGCTGCCAACAACAGACACTACTTTGATCTGAATTCATGCGCTAGTGAAGGTGATGAAGATTCCGGCTTCCATTCCAGTCTGAGAGTGAAAACAAAAGGAAACATTTGGATAGATTTGGAAGCTCCTCCCGCTCTTGAGAGCGAAGAAGAAGGAGGGGGCTCGCAGGATATGAAAGACCAAGACGATAACCCTTTGGATGAACTAATCAAGGAAGCAGCACAAGCAATAGTCGCCATCTCATTATCTGATCACCAACGTCATCTTGATGACGCAGCTTCCTCCACAACTGACGCGGCTTTGAAAAGTCCGCTCTCCTGGTTAGCAGACATGATCACTTCTTGCGGTGATGAGTTAGAAAGAAAGGCTGATAAGTCTCCAGAAGCCACAGACTTTGAGGGCTACCGGGAAGAATACTCTTCTGGAGAGATTGATTACTTTGAAGCCATGACCCTGAATCTACATCCCACTAAGGAAGAAGACTACATGCCAGAGCCCTTGGTCCCTAAGAATCTGATACTCGAAGGGACGGGTTTGAACAGGCTAAGAAGAGGACAAGCGAGACGAGGAAGACCAAAGCGTGATTTCCAGAGAGATACACTCCCTGGGCTCTCCTCTCTGTCGAGGCAAGAAGTCACGGAAGACATCCAGTTGTTTGGTGGGCTTATGAAAAGCAGAGAGCACACTTGGAGTTCTGGAGTGGCTTCTCGACGGAACGCAAAAAGAAAACGAACGGTCACCAACGTAAGCCAAGCTCAAGTTTGCCCGTCAATGACGCAGCCTGAGAGCGTATCAGTGGTTGGGCTTGAAGACAGTGAGCTTAGAGGATGGGGAAAAGCAACAAGAAGACCGAGAAGACAAAGGTGCCCTCCTGCAGGTAATCCCGCAACTGTGATCTTTACATGA
- the LOC106293337 gene encoding zinc finger protein ZAT4-like, whose product MEQFKERKFVCKFCSKRFACGKSLGGHIRTHMNKENSADSDEDEHNKLRIDENGGQASYGLRENPKKNKKFVVHRDMIALKHQHQQQLLYCRECGKGFTSSKALCGHMACHSEREKILMDGQSDTEASSSPIRRRSKRAVKHHHNHKADAFVDGDSIMDQSDSSASEIEPEQEETALSLMMLSRDSSFKKVRNLVVNSLAESSDNNSVILETKSSSGEQLKILHVKNVEEFCKKDKLGGVDNGDVLYDSDNSDSGYFRNGPKKLDSDVSVDGFLKNNASSNKSAMGFNSYTPKKEKSLNRFRNEWSGSGSGRSSTKYDLRQSKRGFPCYGRKKIKYEFTESVYDSGDQLSLETDSCADTNRSIKKIHNSKPPMVKKVSGGAKKKSKGHECPICFRVFKSGQALGGHKRSHFIGSQDHRTLVIQHHHQVAHDMHTLIDLNLPAPIDE is encoded by the coding sequence ATGGAGCAGTTCAAAGAGAGGAAGTTTGTGTGTAAGTTCTGTAGCAAGAGGTTCGCTTGTGGCAAATCACTGGGAGGTCACATCAGAACTCACATGAACAAAGAGAACTCAGCTGATTCAGATGAGGATGAGCACAACAAGCTCAGGATCGACGAAAATGGAGGTCAAGCTAGCTACGGTCTGAGAGAGAATCCTAAAAAGAACAAGAAGTTTGTGGTTCACAGAGACATGATAGCTCTGAAACATCAGCATCAACAACAGCTTCTTTATTGCAGAGAATGTGGTAAAGGTTTCACTTCTTCGAAAGCTCTTTGTGGTCACATGGCTTGTCACTCTGAGAGAGAGAAGATTCTGATGGATGGTCAATCTGATACTGAAGCTTCTTCCTCTCCTATCAGGAGAAGATCAAAGAGAGCTGTGAAACATCATCATAACCACAAGGCTGATGCTTTTGTTGATGGTGATAGCATCATGGATCAATCTGATTCATCAGCATCTGAGATTGAACCGGAGCAAGAGGAAACAGCATTGTCTTTGATGATGCTGTCTAGAGACTCAAGTTTCAAGAAAGTACGTAACTTGGTTGTGAACTCTCTGGCGGAGTCATCAGACAACAACTCTGTGATTCTTGAGACTAAGTCATCTTCAGGGGAACAGCTCAAGATCTTACATGTGAAGAATGTTGAGGAGTTTTGTAAGAAAGACAAACTTGGTGGAGTGGATAATGGTGATGTTCTGTATGATTCAGACAATTCTGATTCTGGTTACTTCAGGAACGGACCAAAGAAGTTGGACTCAGATGTTTCTGTTGATGGGTTCCTCAAGAACAATGCATCTAGTAACAAGTCTGCAATGGGATTCAACAGCTACACACCAAAAAAGGAAAAGAGCTTGAACAGATTCAGGAACGAATGGTCAGGTTCAGGATCAGGTCGTTCTTCTACAAAGTATGATCTGAGGCAAAGCAAAAGAGGGTTTCCTTGTTACGGTAGAAAGAAAATCAAGTACGAGTTCACTGAATCTGTGTATGACAGTGGTGATCAGCTTAGCTTGGAGACTGATTCTTGTGCGGACACAAACAGAAGTATCAAGAAGATTCATAATAGCAAACCCCCAATGGTTAAGAAAGTAAGTGGTGGGGCAAAGAAGAAAAGCAAAGGTCACGAGTGTCCAATTTGCTTCAGGGTGTTTAAATCGGGACAAGCTTTAGGTGGTCACAAGAGATCACATTTCATTGGGAGTCAAGATCACAGGACTTTGGTGATTCAACACCACCACCAAGTAGCTCATGATATGCATACACTCATCGATCTCAATCTTCCTGCTCCTATTGATGAGTGA